In the Primulina eburnea isolate SZY01 chromosome 15, ASM2296580v1, whole genome shotgun sequence genome, tgactaccccggtatcatgatcatagcatgtgcatttcatataggtttgtatactcatacttttgtactgggcgttcttatcgctcacgtcctcggttttgtttattcttggacaccccattcccacggggcaggcttcaggttggacagctcaggaggagcaggaggaggacgttgagtagctggttggtttagtttatcggtattgttttgattcgatatggttgtattggatattttattttgagttattctagacttcgattgggttgtataaccattatttttgtcgactttttccgctgttatctctgattattgttgatTAGGTtatttgcatgcttagtttttgactagtaggtgattctggaacgggtcactacatgtgatggaggacaagctgttggaagttttgaaagcgcacaagggtgcatttgcgtggaaggtggcaGATATCAAACGAATAAGTCCATccgtctgcatgcacaagatcttgatggaagagaagtactcacctcttgtgcaacctcaaagacgattaaatccaaagatgcaagaggtagtaaaggctGAAACAATTAAGCTTATcgacgcaggtattatctatcctatatctgatagtgcatgggtaagtcatgttcagtgtgtgccaaagaaaggtgggattaccgttatcacaaatgaaaataatgaattaatacccactaggactgttacgggatggcgggtgtgcattgattataggaaattgaatgatgctacccgtaaagatcactttccccttccctttattgatcaaatgcttgagaggttagcgggtcatgagttctattgttttttagatgagtattctgggtataaccaaatcatgattgcgcccgaggaccaagagaaaaccactttcacttgtccttatggcacttttgcttttagacggatgccatttggtttgtgtaatgcccctgccacttttcagcgatgcatgactgctatattccatgatatgattgagacttttcttgagatatttatggatgacttctcgatttttggctcgtcttttaatgattgtttgcagaacttgcaggtagtgttgaggagatgtgaggagacaaacttggtgctcaattgggaaaaatgccactttatggtacaagagggaattgtcctagggcacaaggtttcggggcacggaatagaggtggataaggcgaaagttgaagttatcaagaacttaccacctccggcgtccataaagggagttagaagttttctaggccacgccggtttttaccgacgtttcatcaaagatttttctaaagttgcAAAACCTTTATCTTCTTTACTCATGAAAGATGTGCCttttgatttcaattctgattgtttgcaggcatacgagAAGTTGAAAGAACGCTtagtgacggctcctgtcttggtggcacctGATTGGCTacccttcgagatcatgtgcgatgctagcgatACTGCGGTAGGTGCTGTCCTCGGACAaagacaaaacaaggtatttcacaccatatactatgcaagtaggACTCTAGATGAAGCACAGTTGAATTATGCCACCACcgaaaaagagttacttgcagtagtgtttgcacttgacaagtttcatgcttatcttgttttgtcgaaagtaattgtgtttactgatcactctgcccttaaatatttacttgcaaagaaagatgcaaagccacgcttacttcggtggattttattattgcaagaatttgatgtggaaataaaagataagaagggtgttgagaatgtggttgcagatcatttgtctagattagaatttaTCAGTAATGATTGTGTGACTGATGCgattaatgattggtttccgGATGAGCAGTTGTTTGAGGTGAaaaattgtccatggtatgcaaattttgcgaattttcttgttACAGGCTCACCTCCCCCAAATCTaacatttcaccaaagaaagaaattcttttcggacgtgaaatattatttttgggaggaacctttcttgtttaagatttgtgcagattctaTGATTCGGAGATGTGTGGCGGAGGAAGAGATGGGATCGATTCTTactcattgccatgaccgtgaggtaggtggtcactttggaccaacgaggacggcatctaaggtactcgaatgtggcttttattggcaaaccctctttaaagatgctcgttcttatgtgctagcatgtgataaatgccaacggacaggtaacatctctagccgtcacgaaatgcctttaaataatatcattgagtgtgaggtttttgatgtgtggggaatagatttcatgggaccgtttcccagttctttcacgaaaaaatacattttggtggcggtggattatgtgtctaagtgggtagaggcggaagcatacgccactaatgatgctcaagtggttctaaaatttttgaagaaaaacatttttaaccgctttggaacaccacgagcaatcattagtgatggtggcactcatttctgcaacaaactctttgaaaaacttttaagcaaatatggtgtcacacataaaatctctaccccttatcatccccagacgagtggtcaagtggaagtgtcgaaccgagagataaagAGAATTCTGGAGAAAGTGGTAGGCGTCAGTAGGAAAGACtggtcggtgaggttagatgatgctctatgggcatataggactgcttttaaaacacctataggcactacaccgtataggttgttatttggtaaagcatgtcatttacCTGTCGAGTTGGAGCATcgggcatattgggcaacaaaagcgctgaactttaattttactgatgcaggtgaacaacGTTTGCTTCAATTGGACCAATTGGAGGAGTTCCGGAATTTGGCTTATGATCTTGCACTGTCTTACAAGGAGAAAACCAAAAAGGCTCATGACAAAAGAATCATCGAGAGAGAATTAAGGAGGGTGAAAGTGTtctgctctacaactcccggttgcgctTGTTTCCCGGTaaattgaagtcgcgatggtccggtccattcgtgatctcgaaagtttatccatcgggagctgtggaattgaaagatgggaaagatgggacatttacggtcaatgcccagcgcctaaagcactacatgggtggcacaattgagccacaacttggaatcacacgGTTCCAAGAGAATCCGAACTGAGAcggaccgacagtcaagctctcgactataaattgagaactcttTCTTTTCCCTTCTcttgtatttaatttaattctctttttctttcgtgtgagtttattttattttccagttgtattatttaaaaaaaaaaattatttcgatTCTGGgcagaaagttggcgctcgggcggtatttttataccgctcgagcgcgaaactTCCCTTGGTatacagaaagttggcgctcgggcggtaatttcttaccgctcgagcgcgcctGCTTACCTCTGACTATTACATTACAGaaggttggcgctcgagcggtaactttttaccgctcgagcgcgaccgCTTTAATAAGCGAGATCCCCTTTCCCTTCTTCATTCTGCACGAAATTTTTCCCCTTTCACTCATTCAAATCCCTAACTCACTTCCACTCTCCTCTCATCTTCTTGCAGGGAATCACTCCAACCATCACGATTCAAGCATCGTGGGCACGCGTATCCTACGGAATTCAAGCATCATCTTCTCCGATTCCCCCAAAATCTCTCATCCGCTACTATGgctccaaagaagaaacaaagaggTACTTCCGACTCTTCCTCCTCTTCGACTTTTGATAGGCATCGATTTGTTAGTGAGGAAGCGCGGGCTAGGTATGAGCATGCCAAGATGAATAGAAATCCGATAGTAGAGAGGGGATTCCGAAAAGAATCTGCCGATAGGCACCTAGGAACTCGGATAGAATTGGAACGGCGCGGATGGGAAACTTTTTCCAATCATCCTAAGGCAGCGGTAGTTTCGGTGGTGCGTGAATTTTACGCGAATGCTATGGAGGGGAGAAATGGGACGGTGTTTGTTCGGGGTGTACATGTCCCGTGTGACTCGGCAACTATCAATGCTTTGTTGGAAACGGCGGAGGTCGACAACTCTCGTTTTGAGGCTTTAGCTGCTGACCCGAACTATGACTTGATTATCACCGCGCTATGCCATCCGGGTGCGGGTGCGATGTGGAAACCTAGTGGGCGGACCGCCGAGCTGTTTCGATGAGAAATTCTTGACCGTTGACGCTGCCATGTGGTACTTATTTGTGGCCCGACGGATGATGccggtctcgcataagagcgaggtccAAAAGGAACGAGCGGTTCTCCTTTTTGCGTTAACTCACGGCTACGACGTGAATGTGGGCACACTTATCCACTCTCAAATCATGTTGTGTGCTCGCAACAGTCACGTCGGTCTGTTCTTCCCGACAATTATCTCCGAGTTGTGTGCCCGTGCGGGAGTTCTATTCCGGGACGACGAGGAGTGGATTCCACCCATGAAGCCGATTTCCATCGAAGACGATAAGCGAAAGTATGCCAAGCGACAGATTGACTTCCCCACTGAGGAGGAAAATTTAGGTGGCTCTAGCGCCGCCGCTCCACGCCGCCGTCCACCACCACCCCGTCGGCGAACTCACACCGATATGATGGCTGAGAATCTCGCTTTCCAAACATATCAAGGTCAATTCAACTCGTATGTCACCGACCATCTGTCTCACattgactccatgatgcgctCGCTGCTTGTGCAAGGGGGCACTGAACCAGGGACCGTGCCGCCGTCTCCGCTACCTCCTTccccattccagttccagtatgattattACCAGCAAGGGGATGCCGCCGGAGTGCAACCGCCGGAACATGACGAGGATCAgccttgatcaggggagtttactgtttcccctttcctttttatttttcatactctcttgcatttgcattcatggTTCTTTTTGTTCTTAgtttttgtttcgttttgtgcaatgagggcattgcacaactctagtatgagggggggtAGATTGTTTTGTTAGGTTGTTTTGCGTGTTTTGTTAATTGGTTTTTAAGTCGTTGCATTTATGTTATTTGaagtcgtttatggtgagaaaacatggtttatgagccaatgatgatgatgatgttgaattgaaaagcattgattgggtcacttcatgaatgatactcttgattgttgaaacatgaattttggtacaaattttgaactttttgagcacatatgtgtggggactagaattttgtaggacAAATGGTGATATTTGAAGGTcttgtgtggttaacttgaaagacatcatttatgagttgatttagcatgtaaacccgtggaAATAAGTCACTGATTGGAACCTTGAATAGAGAATtcgatttgccttgaacttcaCATATACCTCCTTTTCAATGCACTGAATTCAAATatcatactcctaaccagctaTAATCCAAAGtcatatattcttagcctagggagtacatgtgtgaaaattgtgcatcaaCATGTTGAAATAACAAAGTTTCTTGCAAAAAGAACTTTGAGAAAAAaagggagatgtaaggtgagggggcaGCCGAAATAAagggaatgaaattctattcctaggctaaaagttggagatgtaaggagacgaggaaagtcagacgaaaagtcttgacaattgcacaatgaaaatgatcggtgtactcccaaatTTTAGCCAcgtgagcttattttccttcttttcgacacccttatctgcacttaagaatttaataaaGTTCAACttatggttagtgataaatggacacggggtgcatgctagtgagacttgtattgaagtgttaattgagtgactcgcatgatttgatgcttgatctatttgacgtacgaatgactagacccatcatgacacacacacacgttcaaattagtgtcaagatttatgtgtagatgagaatgagtactcgtttgtgatttgacttgattatgatttgtatgtgcGGAAGTTAACCGAGGCATGATCATAAAAGTTGtcaactcaccattgacatttaatTGTGTTGGTTGGTTCTTGGTTGAGTCTTTTATTATTGTTTATTTAgagtctcgtgctttaacctattttgcttgagggcaagcaaaaggttagtatgagggggttgataggtggTGTTTTTcgtgtttattgcattagttttatttgtgtttgcattgtgcatgcatgcatttcatttacattttgttcattttagagtaatcatttgcattttatcatatctcactGTTGGGTGATAAATTTCCAGAAAAAATGGTCGAAAAACGGAAAATATAGCAAAGTGTGCAAAGTTGAAGAATTCGGACAGAatactcggcgcccgagcggtagaattttaccgcccgggcgcgaaagatGACTAATTGAGcaagccttacagaaagttggcgcccgagcggtacttttataccgcccgggcgcgagaagaaGAAGTGCcagacagaaagttggcgctcgggcggtacttttctaccgcccgagcgcgaatgccgcaccaGCCGAGGGACATcacagaaagttggcgctcgagcggtacttttctaccgcccgagcgccgcctatttTTAGAAATTATTGTGCGCGATTCTCTACCTTATTTTGGAGGTGTGGTTGATATGGAAAAGGATTGCACGTTTTTGGGGGATTTTCAGACATTATTGAAGGAGCACAAGGAGTTTTTGGAGAgcttttgcacttggattgaagattcgacggtttccgggcatcgttcttcgcagatttcgtcacgtctcgtatttctagtttattttcctttatttaaatgttgttttgcttattttaattatgaattctagtagctaaactttcatatttgttgggattaaaggggatcctaccccgaacgttgaatcgaattaatttatattttgattgtgcgttattcttgattttactactgttttatcgtgtcattaaagaatagctaactttaacgacgtttttatatcacgagtgagttcgagagaataacgagtgataggatcgagtagtagaattcgcggatctacaatttacgtagatatatgaaattggatacgtgccgatagtcatagtccttagggtcgaaaactaggggatttcatcaatcgaaatgcgattcattattgataaataattaaagacatttaattacttcattgagtgaattagtttggcatagctcgagagagtgtgttcaatagattaggaaatcctgtcggaagcgtagatcacgatcgaacgaattaattgattaacgaggggtaggtgaaccgagattcccaacaaatccatttctcattgaGTTTAATTCAATCATTTTAGATATAAATTCTCATTCATCACTTGTTGAGTCATTTTGATTGCATATTTAATTGAGTATAGTAGGAATAATCACAcaaatcaattttcgttgctaaatgttaaataactgaaaatagtaattgttaaacacagtcttcagcagaacgatactcgtactcacgtacactatattataacttgacatcgtgcacttgcgatcaatttttgagcatacaaaataatattttattgggaatttcactgtgcaagttttgctcgaccaGAGGTCCCTGAAATGATCTTCAGTACAAGATGTTATTTAAGAGGACAAACCTGAGAGCTTGTCTCTTAATCTTTTGAGCTTGGGTTTTACCTACAGGTAATTCTTTGTTGACAATGAATTTGATCAGGGATATCATCCAAGAATCCTTTGGTGCTGGCAATATCTCTTCATCAGTGGAAAAAATTAGCCGGGTAAAATGCAATACTTCCGGGGTATTGACTTCCGATAAGGAGGCGGCTATTTTGGCCAAAGCATCTGCTTCCCCATTCTCATCCTGGGGAATCTGCTCAATGCTCCAATCCACAAAGAATTTGGCATGGGCTTTAACGAGCTTTAGATATTTAAGCATCCTGCCATCCTTAGCCTCATAAACGTCCTTTATCTGCTAGGTAATTAACTGTGAATCGGAATACAAAATGAACCGGAGGCTCCAATCTCCCAAGAAGCTCGAACACCGGCGAGAGCAGACTCATATTCTGCTTCATTATTAGTTACCCGGGAGTCAATTCTTAATGCCAGTTTAATCTTCTCTCTCGGGGGAGCTATTATCACTACTCCCACCCTACATCCAGAAAGCCTAGACGCCCCATTCACGAATACTCTCAATTCCTCCTCCTCGTTAGGCGGaatcatctcagataagaaatCTGACAGGGCCTGCGCTTTGATGGCAACCTAGGGCCTATACTCAGTGTCTTATTCTCCCAGCTCCACTGTCAATTTGATCATTCTTCCAGATACCTCCACATGAATCATAATCCTCCCGAGAGGACTATTAGTAAGGCAATCGAAACTAAGGCCGCAGTTTTCGGGCAGTCATAATCAAAGCCAGAGCTATCTTCTCTACCTCACTGTACTGGACCTCGGGACCTCTAAGAGCATTGCTGACATAATAGACAGGCTTCTGATCAGAGCCTTCTTTGTTTATAAGTACTGAGCTGACAGCATACTCTGTAGTGGACAAATAGACAAATAACTTCTCCCCGGGCTCTGGCTTCATTGAGACAGGAAGCTCCGCCAGGTGACTTTTAAGATCTTGGAAGGCATGTTCACATTTCTCATCCAACCCAAACTGCTGCACTTTCCGAAGGACATGGAAGAATGGGTAACTCCGATGTGCTAATCGGGATATGAACCGGAAAAGTGAAGCAATTCTCCCAGTCAGTTTCTGCACCTCTCGATCGAGGGGATGTCATGTTTAACGCTGACTTGACTTTCTTCTGATTCACCTCGATATCCCGGTCAGTGACCATAAAACCCAAAATTTACCACTCTTTACGCCAAAGATGCATTTTGCTGGATTGAGTTTAATTCCATAATGCATAAGAGTGGCAAAAGTCTATCCTAGATCAGAGATGTAACCAGAAACCTCCCTAGACTTGCCCAGGATGTCGTCAACATAAACTTCCACATTTCTTCCAAGCTGCTTCTCAAATACTTTGTTCATTAGACGCTGATATGTGGCCCCTGCGTTCTTCAACCCGAAAGGCATGGCCACATAGCAAAATGTGCCTCCCGAGGTCATGAATCTGGCCTTGTCTTGATAACTCTTGGCCAGGAGAATTTGATGATACCCCTGGTAATCATCCATGAAACTAAGCAGTTCGTATCCAGAAGTGGAATCCACCAACTGATCAATTCTCGGTAGAGGATAGTGGTCTTTGGGGCAAGCCTTGTTGAGATCTCTGAAATCAACAAACATCCTCCACTTCTCGGCAGCCTTTGGTACCAACACCACATAAAAGAGCCAGATAGGAAATTGTATTTTCCGAATGTGGCTGGCTTGCATCAAATCTCGGACCTGTTTATCAATTACTTTGTCCTTCTCGGGACCAAAGTGTCTCTTATTCTGCTTCACAAGTTGAGATCCCAGGAGGATGTGCAGATGATGTTCAGTTATCCAAGGAGAAATCCGATCAATTCCTGTTGGGATTAGGCAAACACATTAACATTAGTTTTTAAACAGTTTATTAAACTGACCCGAGTTGATAAGTCAAGGTCCCGATCAACCCGGATCTCTTTGCCTGGCCCGATCTCAACCACCTCTTGCTTCTCCTCTGCCACAAACTGGACTTCCCCCTTCTCTACTATCCTATCCACATCCTCCCCACCACTTGCTCCCTTCTCCTCTCTCCGAGCCTTCTTCTGGTCCACTCGGACAACTTCCACATAGCATTTCCAGGAAGAAGGTTGATCTCCCTGGACTTAACCCACTCCGCTTCCCACTGAAAACTTAATCTTCTGGTGGTATTTGGATGTTACCGCCCTTAACTCATTCATGGTCGGTCGTCCCAGAATAATATTATAGGATGACGGGGCATCCACAACAGTGAAAGTGGTCCTTACAGTCTTCTTCAACTCCCAAGTGTCCAGAGTTAAGGGCAGGACAATCTCTCTCTTTGGATAGACAGCATGGCCAGCAAAGCCAAACGGTGCTATTTCCACTGTCTCCAATTGGTATCCCTGTAAATCAATCCGTACGAGGGCCTCCCGGATGTCATTATTTGCTTCCCGAGTCAACGAAAACCCTCATGATGTCATAATTTGCTACCCTAGCTTGAATTACCAGGGCATCATTGTGGGGAAGATGGACGCCCTTAAGATCCTCCGGGCCAAAGATAATGACTGCCTCACTTCTCCGTACTCCCTCTACTTCCATGCACTCTCTCCTAGTCCTATATTTCCGAGCCCGATTGGATTCTCCATCAATATATTTTCCAGAGATCATTTTATTTACCCCTAAGACAGGGGGTGAGGCTTTTTACCTCTTGGGCCTCTGATTCTTCCTCCTACCGGGAACATCTCTCGAGTCATCCCGGGTACTAGGTCTTGACTGCCTAGTTGTCCATGGTGGCAATCTCGGCCTCTTGCTAGGTGGATTATATCTCGAGACAACAGGTGAGATATAATCTATCTTCAGCGTCCGGAAATTCTCAGTGTTATGATAACACACTTTATGAAGAGTACATAATCGCTTCTTCTCGGGCCTGGTAC is a window encoding:
- the LOC140815601 gene encoding uncharacterized protein produces the protein MIPPNEEEELRVFVNGASRLSGCRVGVVIIAPPREKIKLALRIDSRIKDVYEAKDGRMLKYLKLVKAHAKFFVDWSIEQIPQDENGEADALAKIAASLSEVNTPEVLHFTRLIFSTDEEILPAPKDSWMISLIKFIVNKELPVGKTQAQKIKRQALRFVLLNNILY